In Planctobacterium marinum, the DNA window GGCTTTGTTAAGTGAAGATGCGCCTGAAGAGATGCGCATTCAATTGCAAACCGGAGGCAGCAGCCTTTTTAGTGGCGTAAAAGAAACGCGACTTACTCAAAAAGAAGTTCAGCAAGCCTTATTAGACGGCTTCTTCCCACTTGTGGCGTCCAACAGTTATCCGAAAACTCGCAAACGCTCTCTCACCGATTTAACCCTGCCCTATCCGGCAGATGCGGCGATATCTCGTCATATCGCCAGCTTTTTAAATAACGAACAATCGGCGTTAAATCCTGAGCAAGCGGAAACTGATAAGCAGTTTGTAGTGCCAGATGTCTGGCTGTTAAACGGCGGTCCCTTTTTAAGTACGCAGATTCAGTCTCGACTGCAATCTCTGGTGGAACAATGGAGCGCGGATTCTGCAATCAGCTGGCTCACCAACCCTGAACCCCAAACAGCCGTGGCTAAGGGCGCTACCCTGTATGGTCGCGCTAAAGAGCAAAATCAGCAGCTGATAAAAAGCGCCGTGGTGCGCCACTATTTTCTCAAAGCCGTCAGTGAACAAGGCGATCAGGCAATCTGTGTACTACCAAAACACAGTGAACTAAATACCGTGCAGCAGTTGCAGCAAGTATTTACCTTACGCAAAGGCCAAAAAGTGCAATTCGACATTGCCCACAGCCTCGCCGAACAATCCTACAACTTGGGTGAGACCCTGGCCTGGCATGAAGGATTACACCAACTCCCCGGACTGGTTACCCAAATCGAAGGGGAAAATGAAGTACAGGTGCAAATTGAATCCAGCTTGGACGAGCTCGGTGTGCTAAGTGTGGTACTTAAAGAACTCAACAGCGAAACCCGCCACGAACTGGCTTTTAATCTGCGTACCGAGCAGGAAACTGATTTCAATACGCTGCACAACAATATCGAAAAAGCCTTTGAGGCGGTTAACAGCTGGTTTGGTCCGGCGGGTAAAAAGCCAGCCAAAGAGCCGCTACGCAAAACCCTGGAAAAACTGCTAGGTAAGCGAGAAAGCTGGAGTGGTGCTGATGCCCGCTTTATTTTCGATCATTTAATGTCTTTGGCCAGCAGGCGCCGTCGTAGCGAAACCCACGAGCGCACTTGGTTCAACATTGCGGGCTTTTGTCTGCGCCCGGGCATTGGTTTTGCCGGTGATACACAACGCATCGATTCGGTGTGGTCTTTGTACAGTCAGGGCATTCAGTTTGTGCAATCGGCGGAGATCTGGGCACAGTGGTGGGCCTTCTGGCGCCGTGCAGCGGCAGGCTTAAGCCAGGAACAGCAGCTTGTACTCTACACAGACGCTAACCACGTACTAACTGCCAACAAACGCAAAAAAGGCGGTAAAGTAAAAGTCACCGCCGCCATTGAAGAAAAGATCCGCCTCATCGGCAGCTTGGAACGCTTGCCTGTGGATATTAAAAAATCCGTGCTGAACAATATTAGTAATCAGCTAAGCGATAAAAAAGTGAATAAAGACATGGCCTGGTGTGCTGCGCGTATCATCAATCGCACCATGGTTTATGCCGCCCAAGAGCTGGTGCTGCCTGCCGAAGAGGTTACGCTACTCATTGACAGTGCTTTGGCGCTCGATTGGAAACAAAACCCTAACCTGGCACTGTTAGCCGTATCCGGCGCCAAACGATGTGGTGACGAGTACGCCGTTGCAGATCAATTGCGAGAGGCAGTAGCAGATAAACTCTCAGGACAGGCCACTTTACTGGCCTCTCTCAATGGTGAAAAAAGCGCATTACAGGATAAACAGCTCTGGGGGGATGAATTACCCA includes these proteins:
- a CDS encoding hsp70 family protein, whose amino-acid sequence is MTMQKEYVIGIDLGTTNIVVSYCSLTPKDSDIKLFHIPQLVAAGQIEALPMLPALRYHYDQELTDEAVKLPWGSDDISSQLPNAVIGRFAQDLGNKNPTRLVSSAKSWLGYRGESNAEIHLPEKAPEGTDTCTPLEATSSYLAHIVAAWNHHHPKAPMQQQSVVITVPASFDDIARALTIEAIKRVGFKHFTLLEEPQAACYYWVAEHDTDTLKGHKHLMVCDVGGGTTDFTLIKIGKFSENSSVPELERIAVGDHLMLGGDNMDLTLAVRVLQKLEVEPTQRNMSQLLVQCQRAKEALLSEDAPEEMRIQLQTGGSSLFSGVKETRLTQKEVQQALLDGFFPLVASNSYPKTRKRSLTDLTLPYPADAAISRHIASFLNNEQSALNPEQAETDKQFVVPDVWLLNGGPFLSTQIQSRLQSLVEQWSADSAISWLTNPEPQTAVAKGATLYGRAKEQNQQLIKSAVVRHYFLKAVSEQGDQAICVLPKHSELNTVQQLQQVFTLRKGQKVQFDIAHSLAEQSYNLGETLAWHEGLHQLPGLVTQIEGENEVQVQIESSLDELGVLSVVLKELNSETRHELAFNLRTEQETDFNTLHNNIEKAFEAVNSWFGPAGKKPAKEPLRKTLEKLLGKRESWSGADARFIFDHLMSLASRRRRSETHERTWFNIAGFCLRPGIGFAGDTQRIDSVWSLYSQGIQFVQSAEIWAQWWAFWRRAAAGLSQEQQLVLYTDANHVLTANKRKKGGKVKVTAAIEEKIRLIGSLERLPVDIKKSVLNNISNQLSDKKVNKDMAWCAARIINRTMVYAAQELVLPAEEVTLLIDSALALDWKQNPNLALLAVSGAKRCGDEYAVADQLREAVADKLSGQATLLASLNGEKSALQDKQLWGDELPTGLVL